The uncultured Fibrobacter sp. genome includes a region encoding these proteins:
- a CDS encoding glycosyltransferase family 2 protein, giving the protein MISVCMPTYNGEKYIREQIESILPQLSDIDELIISDDSSSDNTLGIVKSFNDCRIKIFQGHFHSPIFNLENALKNAKGDYIYTADQDDVWKPNKVSVVQKYLENYDCVVSDAVVVDLNRNVINDSFFKLRKSRPGKIWNLIHNSYLGCCMAFNKRILDIALPFPKDIPMHDIWIGAVADNFGKPVFIKDKLIEYRRHGNNASPAAEKSRYSLIDKIRFRMAIVMNIGKRKNECK; this is encoded by the coding sequence ATGATTTCTGTTTGTATGCCTACCTACAATGGTGAAAAATATATAAGAGAGCAGATTGAAAGTATTTTGCCTCAACTTTCGGATATAGATGAACTGATTATATCAGATGATTCCTCATCAGATAATACATTGGGAATTGTAAAATCTTTCAACGATTGTCGAATAAAAATTTTTCAAGGACATTTTCATTCCCCTATATTTAATCTTGAAAACGCCTTAAAGAATGCAAAAGGCGATTATATATACACGGCAGATCAGGATGATGTTTGGAAACCAAATAAAGTGTCTGTAGTTCAAAAGTATCTAGAAAATTATGACTGTGTGGTTTCTGATGCTGTAGTTGTTGATTTAAACAGAAACGTAATAAACGATTCTTTTTTCAAATTAAGAAAAAGCCGACCCGGGAAAATATGGAATTTAATCCATAATTCTTATTTGGGATGCTGCATGGCATTTAACAAAAGAATTCTTGATATCGCATTGCCGTTCCCTAAAGACATTCCAATGCATGATATTTGGATTGGAGCTGTCGCGGATAATTTCGGAAAGCCTGTTTTTATAAAAGATAAGTTAATAGAGTATAGACGTCATGGAAACAACGCTAGTCCGGCTGCCGAAAAAAGTCGTTATTCTTTAATTGATAAAATTCGATTTCGTATGGCCATTGTTATGAATATAGGAAAAAGAAAAAATGAATGTAAATAA
- a CDS encoding EpsG family protein: MNDLQTIVFYLLVFFISIGLCRELQPRFDLYRGSGRIFPAFIVCCVVSFPLIFVAAFRDVSVGVDTLMYAMKYNIVKTMSLSEMFADYGEDYLYSLILYVSSHLFDKPYAYFGLMQAFVIIPLLMLSVKYSNKVDVWKILAIYCFWYYNDSLNIIRQMVAVVFVFVAFDFLQEQKKWKALLLFLIGYGFHSSAMMIGIPMFIIYAAVKKNLSLTKKIIIVGLVVLVLVQGQNLFVNLIDAGALSSRYNLYADTFISGTSRMVNSWISVGFGGVFESVFRSLVLLAVIVFVNRNDRFRGFDLFALFFAIGILIYSVGLIFYKTAYFVRLSLYFDIFGMYLLGSLDQKGTLTIIDNHRIGLFSFWISIVYWFTHVYLLTQSRSIPYTFTQF; encoded by the coding sequence ATGAATGACTTGCAAACAATAGTTTTTTATTTGCTTGTATTTTTTATAAGCATAGGGTTGTGTAGAGAATTGCAACCTAGGTTTGATTTGTATAGGGGTTCTGGAAGAATATTTCCTGCATTTATTGTTTGTTGTGTCGTTTCATTTCCATTAATTTTTGTTGCTGCTTTTAGGGATGTTAGTGTTGGTGTCGATACTCTTATGTATGCGATGAAGTATAATATTGTAAAAACAATGTCTTTGTCAGAAATGTTTGCTGATTATGGCGAAGATTATCTATATAGTTTAATCCTTTATGTTTCGTCACATTTGTTTGATAAACCATATGCATATTTTGGCTTGATGCAGGCGTTTGTCATAATTCCTTTATTAATGCTAAGCGTTAAATATTCAAATAAGGTTGATGTTTGGAAAATACTTGCGATTTATTGCTTTTGGTATTATAATGACTCGCTGAATATTATTAGGCAAATGGTTGCCGTTGTTTTTGTTTTTGTGGCGTTTGATTTTTTACAGGAACAAAAAAAATGGAAAGCTTTGCTTTTGTTTTTAATTGGATACGGATTTCATTCAAGTGCAATGATGATTGGTATTCCAATGTTTATCATTTACGCTGCTGTAAAAAAAAATCTGAGTTTGACAAAAAAAATAATAATCGTAGGACTTGTTGTTTTAGTTCTTGTACAAGGTCAAAATTTATTTGTGAACTTAATTGACGCAGGCGCTCTGTCTTCGAGATATAATTTATATGCGGATACCTTTATATCAGGAACATCACGAATGGTGAATTCCTGGATATCTGTGGGCTTTGGAGGTGTTTTCGAAAGTGTCTTTAGATCGTTAGTACTTTTGGCCGTGATAGTGTTTGTAAATAGAAATGATCGCTTCCGAGGATTTGATTTGTTCGCGTTATTTTTTGCTATAGGTATTCTTATATACTCTGTTGGGCTTATTTTCTACAAAACAGCTTACTTTGTTCGTCTTTCGCTTTACTTTGACATTTTTGGAATGTATCTGTTAGGCAGTTTGGATCAAAAAGGAACTCTCACAATCATAGATAATCATAGAATAGGCCTTTTCTCTTTTTGGATTTCGATTGTTTATTGGTTTACACATGTTTATTTGCTTACGCAAAGTCGAAGCATTCCTTACACGTTTACTCAATTTTAA
- a CDS encoding glycosyltransferase family 2 protein, with the protein MTAPHKKISIVFTCHNRVEKTKNCLETISKAVSLCSDLYDVSLYVCDDGSDDGTREMLQSFSSIPCKIACGNGNLFWARGMALAMQIAEKDAADYYLFINDDVSFYPDFLTTILKDVKENCAVVGCTLDTEEKICSYGGFTWEGCINKRKNYRRVTPESLNRNCKWANWNCFLLPQKMYGKIGKIDDYYEHSFADYDYSNRIVNAGFEMVVADKYIGVCNRNSREGTYLDLKLSIAKRFRLLHKRTGCPPKSSWHYAKKFFGIYAPFVFLKPYAYIVVTSFPLYKWKKRKSLA; encoded by the coding sequence ATGACTGCACCACATAAAAAAATTTCCATTGTTTTTACATGTCATAATCGTGTTGAAAAAACAAAAAATTGCTTGGAAACAATCTCTAAAGCGGTTTCTTTATGTTCAGATTTATATGATGTATCTCTTTATGTGTGTGATGACGGATCTGATGACGGCACTAGAGAAATGTTACAGTCTTTTTCTTCGATTCCTTGTAAAATAGCTTGTGGGAATGGAAATCTTTTTTGGGCGAGGGGCATGGCGTTGGCTATGCAAATTGCTGAAAAAGATGCTGCTGATTACTATTTGTTCATCAATGATGATGTTTCTTTTTATCCCGATTTTCTAACAACAATTCTTAAAGATGTAAAAGAGAATTGTGCTGTGGTTGGTTGTACTTTGGATACGGAGGAAAAAATTTGTTCATACGGTGGCTTTACTTGGGAAGGGTGTATTAATAAAAGAAAAAATTATCGAAGAGTGACGCCTGAAAGTTTGAATAGGAATTGTAAATGGGCGAATTGGAATTGCTTTTTGCTGCCCCAAAAAATGTATGGAAAAATTGGAAAAATTGATGATTATTATGAGCACAGTTTTGCTGATTATGATTATTCAAATAGAATAGTAAATGCTGGCTTTGAAATGGTTGTTGCGGACAAATACATTGGCGTATGTAATCGTAATAGTCGTGAAGGAACATATCTTGATCTGAAATTGTCTATTGCCAAAAGATTCAGATTGTTGCACAAAAGAACAGGGTGTCCTCCAAAGTCAAGTTGGCATTATGCAAAAAAATTTTTCGGAATATATGCTCCGTTTGTTTTCTTGAAACCGTATGCGTATATAGTAGTCACCTCATTCCCTCTATACAAATGGAAAAAGAGAAAGTCATTAGCGTAA
- a CDS encoding GDP-L-fucose synthase, which produces MLDKNSKIYVAGHHGLVGSAIWNNLKSRGYNNLVGRTHKELDLTDQYAVKKFFDEERPDAVVLAAAFVGGIMANSLYRADFMMMNMKIQCNVFSEAYAHNVKKFLFLGSTCIYPKNAPQPMKEDALLTSELEYTNEEYAIAKIAGLKMCESYNLQYGTNYLAVMPTNLYGPNDNFHLENSHVMPAMMRKVYLAKLIHDNDWESIKVDMDKRPVEGISGECSREEILKVLAKYGIENNKVTLWGTGKPLREFLWSEDMADASVHVLLNVNFSDIIGIEKYSSVHYGASVDGTVDRNHSAGRGGAIPKLGEIRNCHINVGTGKELTIRELSELVVKAVGFEGEVVFDASKPDGTPRKLIDVSKLHSLGWTHKVEIDEGVQKLFNWYKQSLAH; this is translated from the coding sequence TTGTTGGATAAAAACTCAAAGATTTATGTTGCAGGTCACCATGGTTTGGTGGGTTCTGCAATTTGGAATAATTTGAAATCCCGTGGGTACAATAACCTTGTTGGCCGAACCCACAAGGAACTCGACCTTACCGACCAATATGCCGTAAAAAAATTCTTTGACGAAGAACGCCCCGATGCAGTAGTGCTCGCGGCAGCGTTTGTCGGTGGAATTATGGCAAACTCGCTTTACCGAGCCGATTTCATGATGATGAACATGAAAATCCAGTGCAACGTGTTCAGCGAGGCCTACGCGCACAACGTAAAGAAGTTTTTGTTCCTCGGCTCGACCTGCATTTATCCGAAAAACGCTCCGCAACCGATGAAAGAAGATGCACTGCTCACAAGCGAACTTGAATACACGAACGAAGAATACGCCATTGCAAAGATTGCTGGCCTCAAGATGTGCGAAAGTTACAACTTGCAGTATGGTACAAATTATCTCGCGGTAATGCCCACCAATCTTTACGGTCCCAACGACAACTTCCATCTGGAAAACAGCCACGTGATGCCAGCCATGATGCGCAAGGTCTATTTGGCTAAACTCATCCACGACAATGACTGGGAAAGTATCAAGGTGGATATGGACAAGCGTCCGGTCGAGGGCATCAGCGGTGAATGCTCTCGCGAAGAAATCCTGAAGGTTCTCGCCAAGTACGGCATCGAGAATAACAAGGTGACTCTCTGGGGAACAGGAAAGCCGCTCCGCGAATTCTTGTGGAGCGAGGACATGGCCGACGCCTCGGTACACGTGCTCTTGAACGTGAATTTCAGTGACATCATAGGCATTGAAAAATACTCCAGCGTACACTACGGCGCGAGTGTAGACGGCACTGTTGATCGTAACCACAGTGCCGGTCGCGGTGGGGCCATCCCGAAACTTGGTGAAATCCGTAACTGCCATATTAACGTCGGTACGGGCAAGGAACTCACTATCCGTGAACTTAGCGAACTCGTTGTGAAGGCTGTCGGTTTCGAAGGCGAAGTCGTGTTCGATGCAAGCAAGCCCGACGGCACTCCCCGCAAACTGATAGATGTAAGCAAACTCCATAGCCTGGGCTGGACACACAAGGTCGAAATCGACGAAGGTGTGCAGAAACTTTTCAACTGGTATAAACAGAGCCTCGCTCACTAA